The Malus domestica chromosome 13, GDT2T_hap1 genome includes a window with the following:
- the LOC108175097 gene encoding uncharacterized protein isoform X5, which produces MREDGNRRGEKPDTSGWEAMPLCLPLLLIQACVSRSFSQNRCSLHFSSLPYSYPSRSTSLSHTQANSIGKPKNPKVGQGHGEKSTLEMGTKGNKLAELLWHLLFWFIFDKLTCSLFAVRCTDMGKSRQWKAGIVLWMRRPITRLSRITGGHMSLVTLANCCQLNLEKGHLAATLPLILDHCRLQLMNHQMNFLQYRAAQRILSIFDFESF; this is translated from the exons atgagaGAAGATGGAAATAGGAGAGGTGAGAAACCTGATACTTCGGGATGGGAGGCCATGCCGCTCTGTCTGCCACTACTTTTGATCCAGGCGTGTGTGAGCCGTTCCTTCAGCCAAAACAGGTGCTCTCTCCACTTTTCATCTCTTCCATACTCATACCCTAGCCGCTCCACCTCTCTCTCCCACACACAAGCAAACTCCATCGGAAAGCCGAAGAATCCAAAG GTTGGTCAAGGACATGGGGAGAAGAGCACTTTGGAAATGGGTACGAAAGGAAATAAACTTGCTGAACTGCTTTGGCATCTATTGTTCTGGTTTATCTTTGACAAGTTAACTTGCTCTCTCTTTGCGGTAAGGTGCACAGATATGGGAAAATCACGACAGTGGAAAGCTGGGATAGTGTTGTGGATGAGGAGACCTATTACGA GGCTGAGCCGCATTACGGGTGGGCATATGTCGTTGGTGACTCTAGCCAATTGCTGTCAATTAAACCTCGAGAAAGGCCACCTGGCGGCTACCCTGCCCTTGATTTTGGATCATTGTCGCCTTCAGTTGATGAACCACCAGATGAATTTTCTCCAATATCGTGCGGCTCAAAGAATTTT GTCAATCTTtgattttgagtctttttga
- the LOC108175097 gene encoding uncharacterized protein isoform X2: MREDGNRRGEKPDTSGWEAMPLCLPLLLIQACVSRSFSQNRCSLHFSSLPYSYPSRSTSLSHTQANSIGKPKNPKVGQGHGEKSTLEMGTKGNKLAELLWHLLFWFIFDKLTCSLFAVRCTDMGKSRQWKAGIVLWMRRPITSNSLGLVLVLSAYRLSRITGGHMSLVTLANCCQLNLEKGHLAATLPLILDHCRLQLMNHQMNFLQYRAAQRILSIFDFESF, encoded by the exons atgagaGAAGATGGAAATAGGAGAGGTGAGAAACCTGATACTTCGGGATGGGAGGCCATGCCGCTCTGTCTGCCACTACTTTTGATCCAGGCGTGTGTGAGCCGTTCCTTCAGCCAAAACAGGTGCTCTCTCCACTTTTCATCTCTTCCATACTCATACCCTAGCCGCTCCACCTCTCTCTCCCACACACAAGCAAACTCCATCGGAAAGCCGAAGAATCCAAAG GTTGGTCAAGGACATGGGGAGAAGAGCACTTTGGAAATGGGTACGAAAGGAAATAAACTTGCTGAACTGCTTTGGCATCTATTGTTCTGGTTTATCTTTGACAAGTTAACTTGCTCTCTCTTTGCGGTAAGGTGCACAGATATGGGAAAATCACGACAGTGGAAAGCTGGGATAGTGTTGTGGATGAGGAGACCTATTACGAGTAATAGTCTGGGCTTGGTTCTGGTTCTGTCTGCATATA GGCTGAGCCGCATTACGGGTGGGCATATGTCGTTGGTGACTCTAGCCAATTGCTGTCAATTAAACCTCGAGAAAGGCCACCTGGCGGCTACCCTGCCCTTGATTTTGGATCATTGTCGCCTTCAGTTGATGAACCACCAGATGAATTTTCTCCAATATCGTGCGGCTCAAAGAATTTT GTCAATCTTtgattttgagtctttttga
- the LOC108175097 gene encoding uncharacterized protein isoform X6, translating into MREDGNRRGEKPDTSGWEAMPLCLPLLLIQACVSRSFSQNRCSLHFSSLPYSYPSRSTSLSHTQANSIGKPKNPKQSLELVAFALLGFFFYFFIFIFPITHRAERLVKDMGRRALWKWVHRYGKITTVESWDSVVDEETYYEAEPHYGWAYVVGDSSQLLSIKPRERPPGGYPALDFGSLSPSVDEPPDEFSPISCGSKNFVNL; encoded by the exons atgagaGAAGATGGAAATAGGAGAGGTGAGAAACCTGATACTTCGGGATGGGAGGCCATGCCGCTCTGTCTGCCACTACTTTTGATCCAGGCGTGTGTGAGCCGTTCCTTCAGCCAAAACAGGTGCTCTCTCCACTTTTCATCTCTTCCATACTCATACCCTAGCCGCTCCACCTCTCTCTCCCACACACAAGCAAACTCCATCGGAAAGCCGAAGAATCCAAAG CAATCTTTGGAGTTGGTGGCTTTTGctctgttgggtttttttttttatttttttatttttatttttccaataACTCATAGGGCCGAAAG GTTGGTCAAGGACATGGGGAGAAGAGCACTTTGGAAATGG GTGCACAGATATGGGAAAATCACGACAGTGGAAAGCTGGGATAGTGTTGTGGATGAGGAGACCTATTACGA GGCTGAGCCGCATTACGGGTGGGCATATGTCGTTGGTGACTCTAGCCAATTGCTGTCAATTAAACCTCGAGAAAGGCCACCTGGCGGCTACCCTGCCCTTGATTTTGGATCATTGTCGCCTTCAGTTGATGAACCACCAGATGAATTTTCTCCAATATCGTGCGGCTCAAAGAATTTT GTCAATCTTtga
- the LOC108175097 gene encoding uncharacterized protein isoform X10, with the protein MREDGNRRGEKPDTSGWEAMPLCLPLLLIQACVSRSFSQNRLVKDMGRRALWKWVHRYGKITTVESWDSVVDEETYYEAEPHYGWAYVVGDSSQLLSIKPRERPPGGYPALDFGSLSPSVDEPPDEFSPISCGSKNFVCVYAYFCTLNNSNQIPLLLS; encoded by the exons atgagaGAAGATGGAAATAGGAGAGGTGAGAAACCTGATACTTCGGGATGGGAGGCCATGCCGCTCTGTCTGCCACTACTTTTGATCCAGGCGTGTGTGAGCCGTTCCTTCAGCCAAAACAG GTTGGTCAAGGACATGGGGAGAAGAGCACTTTGGAAATGG GTGCACAGATATGGGAAAATCACGACAGTGGAAAGCTGGGATAGTGTTGTGGATGAGGAGACCTATTACGA GGCTGAGCCGCATTACGGGTGGGCATATGTCGTTGGTGACTCTAGCCAATTGCTGTCAATTAAACCTCGAGAAAGGCCACCTGGCGGCTACCCTGCCCTTGATTTTGGATCATTGTCGCCTTCAGTTGATGAACCACCAGATGAATTTTCTCCAATATCGTGCGGCTCAAAGAATTTTGTATGTGTTTACGCGTATTTTTGTACTCTGAATAATTCTAATCAAATTCCATTGCTCCTAAGCTAA
- the LOC108175097 gene encoding uncharacterized protein isoform X3 gives MREDGNRRGEKPDTSGWEAMPLCLPLLLIQACVSRSFSQNRCSLHFSSLPYSYPSRSTSLSHTQANSIGKPKNPKQSLELVAFALLGFFFYFFIFIFPITHRAERLVKDMGRRALWKWVHRYGKITTVESWDSVVDEETYYEAEPHYGWAYVVGDSSQLLSIKPRERPPGGYPALDFGSLSPSVDEPPDEFSPISCGSKNFVCVYAYFCTLNNSNQIPLLLS, from the exons atgagaGAAGATGGAAATAGGAGAGGTGAGAAACCTGATACTTCGGGATGGGAGGCCATGCCGCTCTGTCTGCCACTACTTTTGATCCAGGCGTGTGTGAGCCGTTCCTTCAGCCAAAACAGGTGCTCTCTCCACTTTTCATCTCTTCCATACTCATACCCTAGCCGCTCCACCTCTCTCTCCCACACACAAGCAAACTCCATCGGAAAGCCGAAGAATCCAAAG CAATCTTTGGAGTTGGTGGCTTTTGctctgttgggtttttttttttatttttttatttttatttttccaataACTCATAGGGCCGAAAG GTTGGTCAAGGACATGGGGAGAAGAGCACTTTGGAAATGG GTGCACAGATATGGGAAAATCACGACAGTGGAAAGCTGGGATAGTGTTGTGGATGAGGAGACCTATTACGA GGCTGAGCCGCATTACGGGTGGGCATATGTCGTTGGTGACTCTAGCCAATTGCTGTCAATTAAACCTCGAGAAAGGCCACCTGGCGGCTACCCTGCCCTTGATTTTGGATCATTGTCGCCTTCAGTTGATGAACCACCAGATGAATTTTCTCCAATATCGTGCGGCTCAAAGAATTTTGTATGTGTTTACGCGTATTTTTGTACTCTGAATAATTCTAATCAAATTCCATTGCTCCTAAGCTAA
- the LOC108175097 gene encoding uncharacterized protein isoform X8 has translation MREDGNRRGEKPDTSGWEAMPLCLPLLLIQACVSRSFSQNRCSLHFSSLPYSYPSRSTSLSHTQANSIGKPKNPKVGQGHGEKSTLEMDMGKSRQWKAGIVLWMRRPITRLSRITGGHMSLVTLANCCQLNLEKGHLAATLPLILDHCRLQLMNHQMNFLQYRAAQRILYVFTRIFVL, from the exons atgagaGAAGATGGAAATAGGAGAGGTGAGAAACCTGATACTTCGGGATGGGAGGCCATGCCGCTCTGTCTGCCACTACTTTTGATCCAGGCGTGTGTGAGCCGTTCCTTCAGCCAAAACAGGTGCTCTCTCCACTTTTCATCTCTTCCATACTCATACCCTAGCCGCTCCACCTCTCTCTCCCACACACAAGCAAACTCCATCGGAAAGCCGAAGAATCCAAAG GTTGGTCAAGGACATGGGGAGAAGAGCACTTTGGAAATGG ATATGGGAAAATCACGACAGTGGAAAGCTGGGATAGTGTTGTGGATGAGGAGACCTATTACGA GGCTGAGCCGCATTACGGGTGGGCATATGTCGTTGGTGACTCTAGCCAATTGCTGTCAATTAAACCTCGAGAAAGGCCACCTGGCGGCTACCCTGCCCTTGATTTTGGATCATTGTCGCCTTCAGTTGATGAACCACCAGATGAATTTTCTCCAATATCGTGCGGCTCAAAGAATTTTGTATGTGTTTACGCGTATTTTTGTACTCTGA
- the LOC108175097 gene encoding uncharacterized protein isoform X4 has product MREDGNRRGEKPDTSGWEAMPLCLPLLLIQACVSRSFSQNRCSLHFSSLPYSYPSRSTSLSHTQANSIGKPKNPKVGQGHGEKSTLEMGTKGNKLAELLWHLLFWFIFDKLTCSLFAVRCTDMGKSRQWKAGIVLWMRRPITRLSRITGGHMSLVTLANCCQLNLEKGHLAATLPLILDHCRLQLMNHQMNFLQYRAAQRILYVFTRIFVL; this is encoded by the exons atgagaGAAGATGGAAATAGGAGAGGTGAGAAACCTGATACTTCGGGATGGGAGGCCATGCCGCTCTGTCTGCCACTACTTTTGATCCAGGCGTGTGTGAGCCGTTCCTTCAGCCAAAACAGGTGCTCTCTCCACTTTTCATCTCTTCCATACTCATACCCTAGCCGCTCCACCTCTCTCTCCCACACACAAGCAAACTCCATCGGAAAGCCGAAGAATCCAAAG GTTGGTCAAGGACATGGGGAGAAGAGCACTTTGGAAATGGGTACGAAAGGAAATAAACTTGCTGAACTGCTTTGGCATCTATTGTTCTGGTTTATCTTTGACAAGTTAACTTGCTCTCTCTTTGCGGTAAGGTGCACAGATATGGGAAAATCACGACAGTGGAAAGCTGGGATAGTGTTGTGGATGAGGAGACCTATTACGA GGCTGAGCCGCATTACGGGTGGGCATATGTCGTTGGTGACTCTAGCCAATTGCTGTCAATTAAACCTCGAGAAAGGCCACCTGGCGGCTACCCTGCCCTTGATTTTGGATCATTGTCGCCTTCAGTTGATGAACCACCAGATGAATTTTCTCCAATATCGTGCGGCTCAAAGAATTTTGTATGTGTTTACGCGTATTTTTGTACTCTGA
- the LOC108175097 gene encoding uncharacterized protein isoform X1, protein MREDGNRRGEKPDTSGWEAMPLCLPLLLIQACVSRSFSQNRCSLHFSSLPYSYPSRSTSLSHTQANSIGKPKNPKVGQGHGEKSTLEMGTKGNKLAELLWHLLFWFIFDKLTCSLFAVRCTDMGKSRQWKAGIVLWMRRPITSNSLGLVLVLSAYRLSRITGGHMSLVTLANCCQLNLEKGHLAATLPLILDHCRLQLMNHQMNFLQYRAAQRILYVFTRIFVL, encoded by the exons atgagaGAAGATGGAAATAGGAGAGGTGAGAAACCTGATACTTCGGGATGGGAGGCCATGCCGCTCTGTCTGCCACTACTTTTGATCCAGGCGTGTGTGAGCCGTTCCTTCAGCCAAAACAGGTGCTCTCTCCACTTTTCATCTCTTCCATACTCATACCCTAGCCGCTCCACCTCTCTCTCCCACACACAAGCAAACTCCATCGGAAAGCCGAAGAATCCAAAG GTTGGTCAAGGACATGGGGAGAAGAGCACTTTGGAAATGGGTACGAAAGGAAATAAACTTGCTGAACTGCTTTGGCATCTATTGTTCTGGTTTATCTTTGACAAGTTAACTTGCTCTCTCTTTGCGGTAAGGTGCACAGATATGGGAAAATCACGACAGTGGAAAGCTGGGATAGTGTTGTGGATGAGGAGACCTATTACGAGTAATAGTCTGGGCTTGGTTCTGGTTCTGTCTGCATATA GGCTGAGCCGCATTACGGGTGGGCATATGTCGTTGGTGACTCTAGCCAATTGCTGTCAATTAAACCTCGAGAAAGGCCACCTGGCGGCTACCCTGCCCTTGATTTTGGATCATTGTCGCCTTCAGTTGATGAACCACCAGATGAATTTTCTCCAATATCGTGCGGCTCAAAGAATTTTGTATGTGTTTACGCGTATTTTTGTACTCTGA
- the LOC108175097 gene encoding uncharacterized protein isoform X7 — MREDGNRRGEKPDTSGWEAMPLCLPLLLIQACVSRSFSQNRCSLHFSSLPYSYPSRSTSLSHTQANSIGKPKNPKVGQGHGEKSTLEMDMGKSRQWKAGIVLWMRRPITSNSLGLVLVLSAYRLSRITGGHMSLVTLANCCQLNLEKGHLAATLPLILDHCRLQLMNHQMNFLQYRAAQRILYVFTRIFVL; from the exons atgagaGAAGATGGAAATAGGAGAGGTGAGAAACCTGATACTTCGGGATGGGAGGCCATGCCGCTCTGTCTGCCACTACTTTTGATCCAGGCGTGTGTGAGCCGTTCCTTCAGCCAAAACAGGTGCTCTCTCCACTTTTCATCTCTTCCATACTCATACCCTAGCCGCTCCACCTCTCTCTCCCACACACAAGCAAACTCCATCGGAAAGCCGAAGAATCCAAAG GTTGGTCAAGGACATGGGGAGAAGAGCACTTTGGAAATGG ATATGGGAAAATCACGACAGTGGAAAGCTGGGATAGTGTTGTGGATGAGGAGACCTATTACGAGTAATAGTCTGGGCTTGGTTCTGGTTCTGTCTGCATATA GGCTGAGCCGCATTACGGGTGGGCATATGTCGTTGGTGACTCTAGCCAATTGCTGTCAATTAAACCTCGAGAAAGGCCACCTGGCGGCTACCCTGCCCTTGATTTTGGATCATTGTCGCCTTCAGTTGATGAACCACCAGATGAATTTTCTCCAATATCGTGCGGCTCAAAGAATTTTGTATGTGTTTACGCGTATTTTTGTACTCTGA
- the LOC108175097 gene encoding uncharacterized protein isoform X9, whose protein sequence is MGGHAALSATTFDPGVCEPFLQPKQVGQGHGEKSTLEMGTKGNKLAELLWHLLFWFIFDKLTCSLFAVRCTDMGKSRQWKAGIVLWMRRPITSNSLGLVLVLSAYRLSRITGGHMSLVTLANCCQLNLEKGHLAATLPLILDHCRLQLMNHQMNFLQYRAAQRILYVFTRIFVL, encoded by the exons ATGGGAGGCCATGCCGCTCTGTCTGCCACTACTTTTGATCCAGGCGTGTGTGAGCCGTTCCTTCAGCCAAAACAG GTTGGTCAAGGACATGGGGAGAAGAGCACTTTGGAAATGGGTACGAAAGGAAATAAACTTGCTGAACTGCTTTGGCATCTATTGTTCTGGTTTATCTTTGACAAGTTAACTTGCTCTCTCTTTGCGGTAAGGTGCACAGATATGGGAAAATCACGACAGTGGAAAGCTGGGATAGTGTTGTGGATGAGGAGACCTATTACGAGTAATAGTCTGGGCTTGGTTCTGGTTCTGTCTGCATATA GGCTGAGCCGCATTACGGGTGGGCATATGTCGTTGGTGACTCTAGCCAATTGCTGTCAATTAAACCTCGAGAAAGGCCACCTGGCGGCTACCCTGCCCTTGATTTTGGATCATTGTCGCCTTCAGTTGATGAACCACCAGATGAATTTTCTCCAATATCGTGCGGCTCAAAGAATTTTGTATGTGTTTACGCGTATTTTTGTACTCTGA